Within the Peromyscus maniculatus bairdii isolate BWxNUB_F1_BW_parent chromosome 2, HU_Pman_BW_mat_3.1, whole genome shotgun sequence genome, the region CGATGGCCACGGGCCTAGTATAGGTCTCGTATGGGTCACCTGAATTCTGGGACCCATGCTAGACCCACGTGCCAACCCAGAGCCTTTCTTCTGTGGCTGGAGTTGAGAATACAAAGTGGTGGTGGGAGGTGGCCCAGGCATGCCAGACTGGAATCAATTCATGAAGGATGCCATGTGGAACCGCTGGAGGCTTCAACACTGTGTCCAGCAGGCAATCAGAGATTTGGGGACTAGGCTAGTTTTAACTGCCAATTTGAGACAACCTAGAATTACCTGGGCAGAGAGTCTAGATGAGgaattttctagattaggttgctctgtgggtatgtctgtgggggattgtcttgactgcCAACCAGTGTTGGACAACCATTCCCTATGCTGGACTCTGAACTGTGTAAAAGGACAGAAAGTCAGCAAGAAGGCTAGCAGGCATAGGCATGCATGCATCAGACGCTTTCTGCTCTAGGCTGGACATGGCCTGGCCAGCTGTCTCAAGCCTGTCTCTGTGACTTCCCTGCAGTGACAGGCTGgaacctggaactgtgaactaaaataaaccttcctCCTCTAAGTCGCTTTTGGTTccgggcattttatcacagccacagaaaacaaactagacaGGAGGCCATCCTAAGAGCCACTGGAAGAACAGATGATGCTCCACTTGGGAGTGGCAGCCAGGTGACAAGAAAAGCACATACAGTACAGGGCTGACAGGAACTTAGAGTCAGAATGTTCACACTCAAGTCCAGGCCTTCCATTTAGTAATTCCAACTTTGGGGGGCATGCCAGAGTCTCAATCCTCATTTTCTCAATCATAAAATACTGATAATTGTACCAACTTTAGGATCATGAGGCCTGAGTGGGAACAACTGGTACAAAGAACAGAACTTAATGAGCTGCAAGTTCAATACAATTGGAAGAGAGAATCAcggcaggcaaaaagcaaagaaagggcCCAGGGTGAGCCCCACAGGTGACCCCCTCCCTGCCCGTGGGATCCCGTGCATACCTTCACACCACCCTTCCTGCCCGTGAGGTCCCATCCCATGCATACCTGCACACTGTCCTCTTTGCAGCTCTGTATGATCGGCTTCTGCACACTGACACccttgctctttgggggcctgggCGGGGGCGCTTGGCTCTCAGGGGCCGGCAGCTTCCGGAGACTGTAGTAGAAGGCCTCTGACACTTCCTCCACCCTAGCGACAGAGAGTGGCCCAGCCACCTGACCGGGCTGCTCCTCAACCTCCGCTACCGTCAGGTCCATCCACCTGGGAGGGATTTCAAAGCACATTTCCGGCTGGGAGTCCAGGCCTACCACCAAAAAGGGTTCTGTGAGCTTCTCCTCCAGCCGCAGGCCCGGGAAGGAGACCAGAGGGTCAGTAGGGTGCCGGGCATCCTTGGCCACCACCTTGACCTCACTGGGCAGGGAGAACTGGGCAGTGAGATCTGTTAGGCTATAGCGCCGGCCATCAGTCACCTCCTCCACAAAGCTACCAGAGAGGTAGAGGGGTAGCAGAATCTGTTCTTtgctctccacttcctcctcttcctcctccaactcctcctcttcctccccggCCTGCTCACTCAGACGCTGACATATCAAGACGTCTATGTCCTGGCCCTGGGTCCCGCAGACCTGGCTTTGACTCAGCACCTCCAGCCGATCACCCACAGCCAGGAAAGAAAATCCAGGATTCTCCTCTTCGTTCCCATCACAGTCTTTTGTGGCCACCACCCGGAGGGGTCGGCCTGGCTGGAGAGCACCCAAAAGGTCATAGGCCGTGGGGAACTCCCTTGGCCTCCGTCTCAGCTTGCCCTGGTAGGCCCCAGAGAGAAAAAAGTATCTGGGAACTCTTCGGCTCTTGCTTGAGGCCACCACCCGCCAGGATGGCGAGGCTGGCCCGTGGATGCAGAGCCTTTGGCCTTTGCGTAGGGAGGCCGCCCACGGGCTGAGGAAGATGGGTGGGCCCTCAGGAACCTCCAGGATCTCCGCGGCCATTGGGAAGGGGCCTCCCTGGGCCAGGACCTCACTCAGCAGCAGCGGTTTGATGAAGTGGATGTGCTGGGAGGAGGCGGTGAcgtcctctacctccacctccaggGTGGACGGGATCTTGACGATGGTGCGGCGCACTGTGGGGAGAGGGGCAGTTCTGGGGTGCAGCATGACACCGGGGtagcccccaccccagctccgACTCCtgtttcatcttttctttcccacAATCATTTTCCTACTCTACTAGGTTTTTTTTTAGCCCAATCTCTTTTcaacttccttttatttcttaattttaattttttaatttaaaattttttttttttttttttttttttttttacttttaactgtgtgtaggtgtgtgcatgtgagtgcaggtgaccatggaggccagtggataatgatcctgcaggggctggagttacaagaggttGGGAGCTGCCCTGACagggtaactccagttccaggtggaTCTGATgcacttttctgacctccacaggcaccaggcatgcaaatgctgcacagacatgcatgcagccgaaactctcatacacataaataatttatgcgttaatatattttctatttcacataaataatttttaaaaaaccctccttattaaaataaaaataaagcacatgAGCCAGGTGTGATGCTACACCattacagtcccagcacttgggagatggaaacaggacGGTCAGGGGTTCAAGACTAGCCAGGCtgcatgagatgctgtctcaaaataaaataaaatgccaacTAAGGAGGTCATAATATTGCACAAGGGTAACATAAGGGGTGTGCTGTGTTTGGGGGGACAGGGAAGTCAGTGTGTGATGCTTAAATAGAAACTGTGAGGATGAAAAGGGTGACCAGTCAGGGCTGCTGTGACTCCTAGAGACAACGCACAAGCAAATGTCCTGCGGAGGGAAACAGGACACCTGGGCTCCTCAAGTTTGCCTTTTCAGGAGGGAGCGCAGAGGGCAtctccatctccttttcttctccataCACAAAATCAAATCTACTTTACCATGCCATGGGTATGCATCTCTAAAAAGGGAtaactaaatttttttaaagatgtatttttttaatgtgtatgagtgctctatatacatgtatgactttatgccaaagagggcatcggatcccactatagatggttgtgaaccaccatgtgggtgctgggaattgaactcaggacctcaggaagagcagccagtgctcttaaccactgagccaactctccagcccagggataattaattttaaaagcttgagtttttttgttttgttttgtttttgaccagGTATGGTCACATTCATATACTCAAGCACTTGACttgaaaggtagaggcaggaggattaggagttagagactagcctgggctacatgagactgtctcaaaaaaaaaaatacgtttaaaaattttctttttgtttcatttatttttggcagTGCTGGAGATGAAGTGCTAGGAAACACTCCACTAGTGACCGGACCCCAGACGCCTCtttttgggtgtgtttgcttgcttAGTTTGGTTtccgagacagcgtttctctgtagccctggctgtcccagaactcactctgtagaccaggctgtcctcaaactcagagatccttctgcctctgtctcctgagtgctgggattaaaggcgtgcgccaccaccgcctggcccctttcccctttattgattttattattttaaaaaactttttgttttttattcatttatttgtgtgtgtgtgtgtgtctgtctgtctgtgtgtctgtccagctGTATACGCATGTGTTCATGCCATGGTATGagtgtggaggtccaaggacgATGTGCagaagtcagtcctctccttccacgtGTGAGCCCCGCTTGATGGTGGCAGCCCCTTTACTTTCTGTCTCAGCCgtctccctctcccactcctgCTTTAAAAACACACGtatctataattttattataggtgtgtgtgtgtgtgtgtgtgtgtgtgtgtgtgtcaaagtgaacatggaggtcagaggacaattttcacagcaaatgcttttatgCACTGAGCTACCTTGCTGTCCCctcttttaattaataaattgttttgtttttcagttttgagacagcatctgtgtagccctggctaatgTGGAACCTAACCTTGGCCAACTCTGTAAAGCATGTGGGACTTGGGATGTGTTCATCCTATTTTCCTATCTCTTTTTATACCACATCTCCCATCGCATTGGGCATCTGTATCCTGTTAGGTGGCCGACACTGGGTAAGCAAGCTGGAGCCCCAGACTGTGCACAGAGTCGCTATCTTTGAACTGTGCAGCTCCCAGCCACTCCGCCCCTGCCCAGGTAACTCACTGTGCATCAAGGCTTGGAGCATGTACTGGGGCTTCAGGGTCATGGTGCGCCAGGGCAGGCTGGGGCAGGTGAGCATAAGGCCCGTCATGGTTGGGTCCTGCAGGATTTGGAGCAGGGTTTGTGGGGGACCGGGCTTGCATCTCCAGAAGGGTCCATTCTGGGAAAGGGGCAGATGGAGGATGACCTCCTGGGTCTTTGAGACCTGGACACAGCGTGCATAGCGGGTCCCATGATGCATCTCCACAGCCTCAAGCCTGAGAGGCTGGTCCGCAGGCACCACCCTGGCCTCTGTGACAATTCTTTGAGTTGACTTGAAGTAAATGGGCCGCTGTGTGCCGTTCTGAGGCATGGCAGAGATGAGCTCGTCCAGGGTTCTGTAGCTCTGCAGGCTGGTGAGGGTGCTGAAGAGGCCTGTGGGAgtcagcagagggagggaggaagaagcggGGAAGGGCAGGCCTTTGCTGGGGCAGGCTCTGCAGACCACCAGCCAGAGTCCCTGCTAGGGCCTGCATCTGGACATCTAGACCAAAGGTCTGTGATGGAGGCTGGGTGACAGTGCGAGAACAGATAGTGAAGGACAGGGACGGTGACACAGGGAtgtcaccagacacacacatacacatacacacacacatatacacacacacacacacatatacacacacacacatacacatatacacacacacacatacacatatacacacacacatacacacacacatacacatacacacatacacacacacacacacacacacacacacacacacacacacacacacagctcccatGCTTTCCCACCTTGCTGACCTCTGTCTCCAACTTGGCCAACCCACCACGTTTCCCTCCAGACACCTCCCCTTTAGCTCCAAGCCCACACATCCAaagcctgcctccctctcctgagGCAGCACCATGGTCTCTTTCTCCTAAATTAGAGCCCCAGGAGCTCCTGGCCCAGGTGCCCTCTGACACCCACCCTCAGCTGGTCTGCCAGGACCACCCGACTGCTCTCCCACCATATCTGCGGTCCCTAGACATTCCACCACCAGGCTGGTCCATCACCCAACTTCTGGAAACAGTGGTTTTCTGTCCCAAACCCACAACCCAGATCTAATCAAGGAAATATCACAAAGCCTAGGCTTAAGGACATCTTACAGAAATATTGGTCTGGAACTAGATATAGTACAGTGATAGAGTGCTCACTTAGCATGTGAGGCCCTGAGCTAGACCTCCAGTGCAAAAGAAATGTATTAATCTGGATTCTTAAAAAATGtccatatgaaagaaaaaaaaaaaaaaaaaaaaaaaaagaaaaaaaatgtccatatGGCCtagtgtggtggcgcatgccttaaatcccagcactcaggaggcagaggcagccagatctctttggacttcgaggccagcctgaaatccgtgagaccctgtttcaaaaacaagcaagccagccaagcaaacagaaaagtaaccCCCAAGGGGTTCGTTACTACAGAACAGGAGGTGTGTTGTCTGTGCTGGGGGCACCCTGGGTGGAAACCATGATGCActggcctcagcttcctcctctgttATGAGGCCCTGGACTTGGTGTTAGATTTGAAGAAGTAGCACATGTATATATAGAGGTGGAGAGGCTGGCACAGAGCAGGTGCATCCTGAACGCACACAGACACGTACATACGCTCACACATGTACAAGCTTACAATGGGTGGTGGGAGGTGAACAGAGATAGATCCTCTAGGTCAGACTGACACACTTTCTTTGTGACAGTGCTGAGGAGCTTCAGATATTCAAATGATATGTTTCTCCTGTGTTTTGAGGGcttgctcttccttttttttttttgaggcagggtttctctgtgtagccctggctgtcctgaaactcactctgtagaccaggctggcctcaaactcatagagatctggctgcctctgcctcctgagtgctgggacttaaggcgtgcgccaccacatgaGGCCATATGGACATTTTTTAAGAATCCAGATTaatattacattaattttttaagttaaaaaaatcgcatttgtgtgcacgtgtgtgtacatgtgcatgcagatACTGTCATGCATATGtggtgatcagaggacagaggtgcTGGCTTGGTTCTCTTTTtatcatgtgggtctcaggaaCTGAATTAAGATCGTCTGgcagaaagattagatgttatctcaagatggagaagaaaggaatatagagcagtGATTTCCtcagtacagaatctctgttttgtgtgatggaaaagccccacaaatggacagtagtatcaggacatgatatcatgaatgtaataaatcaatataattaatataattaatgaatatcataaatatagttattgaatgaataccacaaatgtaattaatatcatgaatgtaataaaaaataaataaaaaagaaaaaactaaataaataaataaataaatcacatttaagccaggcatggtggtacacacctttagtcccagcactcaggaggcagagggaggtggatcactgtgagtttgaggccagcctgctctacatggtgagttccaggccaaccaaggctatacagtgagacttcgtctcaaaaaaatgaaatgtatgtatgtatgtatgtatgtatgtatgtatgtgtatgtgtatgtgtatactacagaattgtgtggaggtcagatctatgtatgcatgtgcatactacagcacatgtgtggaggtcagatgtatgcatgtgcatgccacagcacatgtgtggaggtcagctgtatgtatgtgtgtgcacaccacagcatTGTGTGGAGCTcagatgtatgtatgtgcatactaCAGCATTGTGTGGAGCTcagatgtatgtatgcatgtgcatgctacagcacatgtgtggaggtcacatctatgtatgcatgtgcatgctacagcacatgtgtagaggtcacaTCTTTGTATCCATATGCATgctacagcacatgtgtggaggtcacatctatgtatgcatgtgcacaccatagcacatgtgtggaagccagatgtatgtatgtgcacgcTACAGCATTGTGTGGAGGTTAgatgtatgtatgcgtgtgcacaccacagcacatatgtggaggtcagatgaggaCGACTTGTAGGAGtcactctctccttctaccacataggttccaggaattgaactggaatcatcaggcttggcagcaagcatctgcTGCTGATCGTCTCCCAGGCATGAGACCTacttctgctcttcctgctccTACCGCCTAAATtcggggattacaggcatgcgccactacgCCACAGCTGGTTTATGTGGCGCTGGGATAGGACCCAGGACTTTGTGTACACAGGGAAGCATCCTGCCAACTGAGCCTCGTCTTCGGATCCTGACCctttttgagatggtgtctcatGTATCCTAGACCGACTAGATATGGAgctaaggttggccttgaattcctgatctctAGCCTCTACCTCCCTGTGTTAGAatgcaggcatgtgccatccaCTTCTTTCGCTTGGGATTTCTTAGGCATGGAATGGGCACATGCCACACTCCCTTATCTGGGATCTGAAGACCCTGGAGGACAGGCCACCCCACCCTGAGCTGGCGCCTGCTTCATGGACCCTGGCTGTCTCTCACTGCCACTCCAGAAGGGCCTAGTTCATCCCGAGGCCACACGCCCAGCTCCCCATAGGGACTGGCACACACGGGCGTCAGTAGATGTCTGATGAATGAATGTACGAGCAAACAGAGACCAAAACCTGAAGACCTGGAGGCAGATGTGATTAGAAGAGGTCAGGGACATGCCAGGCTCAGGGCGACCTCAAGGATGCACTCTGGGTGTGTCCTTGGCCTTTTGGCTACATCACAGTAGGTATGTCATCTTTATGTGCCAAGCCAGAGGGACGGGAGTGATGCGGGGAGTGGCAGCCCCACCCGCGAGTGGCCGAAGATGCCTGCGGGATGCCAGGGcgggtggggaggcagaggtgctCGCCTTACCTGAGAAGCTGGGGTTGAGATCCAAGGTCTGACCCGTCTCTGGGTTTTCACAGACCACCTTCTGGAGGTGAACATGGGTGACCTTGATCAGGTCCCCTGTGGAGAGGCAACACTCATTCCCAAAGAGCTCATAGACGGAACCTGTGGAGATACAGACtcagtttctattgtgtggaggtcagatgtatgtatgtgcatactaCAGCATTGTGTGGAGCTcagatgtatgtatgcatgtgcatgctacagcacatgtgtgaaggtcagatctatgtatacatgtgcatgctacagcacatgtgtggaggtcacatctatgtatgcatgtgcatgaacAGGGGCCTGTGCCCTGTTCCTTACAAACTCTGCTGCCttgagtgtctttctctctctttcaaatgctgaggactgaacctgggGTTCCAAGCATACACCTAAGTACTCTGCCCCAAGCCCCAGCCTCAgctttcttccttgtcttttccTGCTAAAGGGGAGCTGGCTCAGACAGCCATCCTCAGACCATGGCTCAGCTGGCCATCCTCAGACCATGGCTCAGCCGGCCATCCTCAGACCATGGCTCAGCCGGCCACCCTCAGACCATGGGAGGCAGCCCTGGTGGGGCCCATTCTTGCCTTTCTCCCAGTTTGTGCCTCCTAGAGTGACTGGACGGTCAGGGCTGGTCCATTTTCCACGTCACTGCAGCCTCtgagggtgtgtgccacccacgAAGCAGTAAATAGCCCAGTGAACCCCAACTCCCCTTTACAGGCTCGGAATACGTAGGCTCCATGTAGATACAGAGAGTCAGCTGGGTACCTAGTTCTTCTAACactctgctttctgcttcagaTGAGGGGGTTGTATGCttgctccatttatttatttatttgtttgtttgtctgtctgtctgtttatctatctatctattatttaaACAGGCTCTCCTGTAGTTCagtttggcctggaactctctatatcgaggatgaccttgaacttctgatcctcctgcctctacctcccgagtgctagaatgaCAGACAGGAGGTGTGCCTCCATACCAAGTTCTCTGCAGTACTGGGAATCAAGTCCAGGGTCTCACGCATgataggtgagcactctaccaattgaccCACATCCCCAGCCCGGATGAGTTGcttttaactttttgttgttgttgtttaatcatGTTTATCTTGAGTACATTCCACAGTCTGGGTGTAAAAGTCAGGACAACTCttgggagccagttctctctgTGCGAGACCCacagattgaattcaggttggcagcgaccacccccaccaccctgtCCACCAGCCAGCTCACCAGCCAGTGAGCTCCTCGTAGAGGAAATAGAGGAGGCTGAGGTTCTGAGCCCCACCTCCAAGTTCCGAAGCCCACTTGGCCTGACACCAAGTCCTAAAGCCACGGAGAACATCGGAAGACACACAGTAAAGATCTCACGGCGCGGTGTGCGCAGTGTGCGCAGGGTCCCCATCCCGCGGGCAGAGGGTGGGAACCTGCAGGCAGCAGTGCCTTGAGGCCACctgagagcccctcccccaggacaGCCCTAGTAGGGCTGTGCACATGGCCATGAGAAACTGGTGTAAACCTCACTCTAAGCCTTCCGAAAAGTGCACACAGTTGCTACAACGTCAGGGTGTGGACCTTCCGGCAGAGGAGATTATATATTCCTGAGCCTGGGTTAGCCACAGAGTTATATATACCTGGCCCTGCATTGCTAACTGCCGCTGATGCTCC harbors:
- the Themis2 gene encoding protein THEMIS2 — translated: MEPVLLQDFVSLLDPASLPRVLRVCSGVYLEGSVYELFGNECCLSTGDLIKVTHVHLQKVVCENPETGQTLDLNPSFSGLFSTLTSLQSYRTLDELISAMPQNGTQRPIYFKSTQRIVTEARVVPADQPLRLEAVEMHHGTRYARCVQVSKTQEVILHLPLSQNGPFWRCKPGPPQTLLQILQDPTMTGLMLTCPSLPWRTMTLKPQYMLQALMHMRRTIVKIPSTLEVEVEDVTASSQHIHFIKPLLLSEVLAQGGPFPMAAEILEVPEGPPIFLSPWAASLRKGQRLCIHGPASPSWRVVASSKSRRVPRYFFLSGAYQGKLRRRPREFPTAYDLLGALQPGRPLRVVATKDCDGNEEENPGFSFLAVGDRLEVLSQSQVCGTQGQDIDVLICQRLSEQAGEEEEELEEEEEEVESKEQILLPLYLSGSFVEEVTDGRRYSLTDLTAQFSLPSEVKVVAKDARHPTDPLVSFPGLRLEEKLTEPFLVVGLDSQPEMCFEIPPRWMDLTVAEVEEQPGQVAGPLSVARVEEVSEAFYYSLRKLPAPESQAPPPRPPKSKGVSVQKPIIQSCKEDSVQSQVIGQQESYPQPEPKAKTTLEDLPKDKASLYSKIAAHEKDLKSKTQTQNSVVGMKPKSSSTLNKYSIIESYPLPDPDMDDHDYEEI